The Bacteroidales bacterium genome includes the window TGAAGCAAAGAAAACAGGTTTGCCATCTTCTAAAAATCTAAATTCCACCATATAAGCTTTGAAGTCATCAGAAGGAGGTTGCCATTGAAAGTTTAAATTATTTCCGCTTACTATAAATATTTCTTCATCAATTACTTCGGTTAAATATTTATACCTTACCTCTATCTCTCCTGAAAAACTACTTTTTAATGAAAGACTAATGTAAACCTCTTCTCCCGGCAAGTATCTGCTTTTGTCCGTTGATATTTCACTCCCTAAGTAAATAAGCGAATTAATGTCATCCTCTTTTTTACATGAAGACATGAAAGCCATGACAAAGATTATTAATAGTAATATTTTATTCCATTTTCCCATTTATATTTCTTAATAAAATAATATTCAAATATCAACCAATAATTAAATAGGCTATATAAACCGAAATTAATCCGGTTACACCTTGAATCAAACTGGCAATAGTATGTGTTTTGTAAGCTGTTTTTATATCCATATTACTAAATTGAGACACTACCCAAAAATAGCTGTCATTAGCATGTGATATGGTCATAGCACCTACTCCAATAGCCATTACCATCAATGCTTTTCCAGTTTCTGAATCAAATCCTAAGCTTGGTAAAATCGGGAATAGAATAGCAGATGTAGTTATAATTGCCACGGTTGAAGAACCCTGAGCCGTTTTTAATACAGCCGCAATTATAAAAGGGAGAAAAATGCCCAAATTTTTGGTAGCTATACCCTCACTAAGATAATCTTGCAGGGGTAAAAATTTAATAACAGCACCTAAAGCGCCGCCTACTCCTGTAATAACCAATATTGTAGCAGCATTTTTTAGTCCTTCGCCCACCCAATCATTCAATGTTGTTTTATTAAATTTAGGCATAAGAAAAAATGCAAATGCTAAGCCAATTAATAGTGCATTTACAGGAGTGCCTAAAAAAATTAAGGTTTCAGTAATAGCCTGACTATGTATAAATTGACCAATAATATTGGCTGTAGTTCCAAGAGCCATTAACAGTATCGGGATTAAAATAGGAGCTAATGATGCGCTCAAAGTCGGCAATTTAATGTTAATGTTAGTTTCGTCATATGATTTCAGTTTTTCAATATCTCCTGTAAAAGGATATTTTTTTGCCAGAAAATTAGCGAAAATATTACCTGAAATTACGACAGGTACGGCAATAATCATTCCCATTATGATGATAAGAAGTAAATTATCCATGTGCAAATTAGCAGCGGCTGCTATTGGTCCGGGAGTAGGGGGTATAAGTACGTGAGGTGCATAAAGTCCTGTGGAGAGGGCAATGGCTAAAGGCACAATTGATTTGTGTGTTTTCTTTGATAGTGATTTGTTGATTGATGATAGTATAACAAAGGCAGAGTCACAAAACACGGGTATGGATACAATATATCCGATAATACTTAATGCCATTGTTGGTCTTTTTTCTGTAACCAGTCTTATAATCGCTTGTGAGATGGTTGTTGTAGCCCGTGATTTTTCTAAAATCACGCCAATTATCGTACCTGCAATAATAATAATACCTATACTTTTCAGAATATCACCAAATCCGGTGGTAATGATGCCACTTATTTTATTAAGTGGTATTCCTGCAAAAAAAGCAATAAAAAAGGTAGCTATAAGCAAAGCTAAAAAAGGATGAAGGTTAAATTTGGAAGTTGCTATAATAATGAAAACAATAGCCGCAAATAATATGAAGAGAATACCAAACATTACACAAAGTTTTTATTGATTAAATAAAGCCTCATAACTCGCTCAGCGGTTTCTTCAAGTAATAATGATGCATTGGCAATTGCTTCATCAAGAAGCATAGGTTTATTTATTATTGAAAAAACACTCAAAATTCCTTTATTATATAATACTTCTACACCTTCTCCAATAGATCCCGCCAAACAAATAACAGGTTTATTATATTTTTTAGCAACTTGTGCGACACCAAATGGTGTTTTACCAAATTGTGTTTGAAAATCAACCTTTCCTTCGGCTGTAAAAATAAGGTCAGCTTGTTTTATATATTCATCCAGATTTAAAATATCTCTGATAATATCGAACCCCGGTTTTAATTCGGCATTAAGAAAGGCAATTAAACCTGCACCTATGCCTCCAGCAGCACCTGTCCCCGGAACATCAGATATATCTTTGCCTATTTCTTGTTGAATAATATTTGCATAATGCGATAAATTTTCTTCGAGTAATTTAATCATTTCAGAATTTGCACCTTTTTGTCTGGCAAAAACAAATGAAGCTCCATTTTTACCAAGCAGGGGATTGATTACATCACATGCTACTAAAACCTGACATTCTGAAAGTCTTTTATCAAGATTAGCAAGGTCTATTGTGGCTAATTGCTTTAAGGCTCCTCCTCCTTTTTCAATTTGTTTTCCATTGGTGGTTAGCAATTTACCGCCCAAGGCTTCAATCATTCCTGCTCCACCATCATTGGTGGCACTTCCTCCAATACCAATGATTAGTTTTTTGCAAGCTTTATTAAGAGCATCGCGAATAAGTTCTCCGGTACCATATGTTGTTGTTATCCAAGGATTCCTTTCTTTTGAAGATAACAATTCCAAGCCCGAAACTTTAGTCATTTCAATAATGGCAGTCTCGTTATCGCCCAATATCCCATATTCTGCATCTATTGGTCTCATTAGTGGATCGTGTGCTTTAACTTTTATTAAGCGTCCACTTGTAGCATCAATAATAGTTTGAACAAAGCCTTCACCACCGTCAGATAGTGGAACACTGGTTATGTTGGCATTAAATAGTGTTTTTTTTATTCCAGATTCAATAAACCGACACACCTCAGTAGCACTAAGACTTTCTTTAAAAGAATCCGGGGCAATTAAAATATTCATAGAGTCAGTTTATATTGTTCTAATAATTCTGTTTTTTTTATCAATCTTTCAATTTCAAACTTATGGCTAAGCCTCCTCCCGGAGCTAAGACAAAGTTTTTTATTATTGTATTGTTTATTATTGTTTCTTCTATGTCGATACTTGTAGGATTGTTATTCCAATGAGCATCTTGCCCATCTTTATAAATTATGGCTTCATATTCTTTATTATCTTCAAGAAAATTGAAATCAATTGTAATAGAGCGTTGTTCTTCGTCAGTAATACTTCCCACAAACCAACTTCCTGTTTCTTTTTCCTGCCTGACAATAGTAACAAAATCACCTATTTCTCCATTTATTACTTTCGTTTGTTCCCAATCAACTCCTACATCTCTGATAAATTGAAAAGCCGGTTGTCCTTCATAATTCTCAATTAAATCGCAAGCCATTTGAATAGGACTGTAAATGACCACGTACAAGGCTAATTGATGTGCCAGAGTTGTGTTGATTTGATTATTATCCTTATGCGGACTTAATTTTATATTGAAAATGCCCGGCGTAAAATCCACAGGTCCTGCCAGCATACGCGTAAAGGCTACAATAGATAAATGTTCTGGAGGATTTCCCCCGTCAGTAGCCCATGCATTAAATTCTTGTCCTCTTAATCCTTCTCTGGAAATCATATTTGGATAAGTTCTTCTTAAGCCTGTTGCTTTTATAGGCTCGTGTGCATTAACTGCCACTTGATAAAATGCAGCTTTTATAACTGCATTGTTATAATGATTTACCATCCATTGTCCATGATGATATTCTCCTTTAGGAATAATTTTTCCCACATATCCTGATTTTACAGAATGAATTCCTAAGGAATTCATTAAGGTATATGCTGCATCCATCTGTTTGTCATAGGTTCTTGGTGCTGAGGAAGTTTCGTGGTGCATAATTATTTCTACTCCTTTTTCTCTTCCATAACGCACTACTTCGTTTAAGTCGTAATCCGGATAAGAAGTAACAAAATCAAAAACACCTTCCCTGTCTTCAAAGCCAATCCAATGCTCCCAGCCTGTATTCCATCCTTCTACTAACAAGCCTTTGATATTATTTTGAGAAGCAAAATCGATATGTTTTTTTGCGTTTTCAGTAGTTGCTCCGTGCTTACTGCTACTCGCTTTTTTCTTAATAAATGTTGACATATCTTGTGTGGCTCCAATATCCCAAGTAGAAATCCCTAGGTGCATTTCCCACCAAATACCTATATACTTCATTGGGGTAAACCATGAAACATCTCCTATTTTATTAGGTTCATTAAGGTTTACAATCAAATTAGATTCTATCAAATCTCCTGATTTTTTTGCTATTTGTATAGTTCTCCAAGGTGTTTTAAAAGGCAAAGTTCTTTTTACTTTATACCCTGTAATATCAGATCCTACCAGTTCGCTTTGCATTAGTAGCTTATCTTTATCCACTTTAAGTGTCATTCCTGAATAATCAATTAAATTAGCTTCATGAAAGCTTAAATACAAGCCATCATCTTTTTTCATAGTAATAGGGGTGTTTACAGCATTTTCAGGAATATATGTAGCATTCAAATTTGGGTGATTTCGTTTACT containing:
- a CDS encoding glycerate kinase, which gives rise to MNILIAPDSFKESLSATEVCRFIESGIKKTLFNANITSVPLSDGGEGFVQTIIDATSGRLIKVKAHDPLMRPIDAEYGILGDNETAIIEMTKVSGLELLSSKERNPWITTTYGTGELIRDALNKACKKLIIGIGGSATNDGGAGMIEALGGKLLTTNGKQIEKGGGALKQLATIDLANLDKRLSECQVLVACDVINPLLGKNGASFVFARQKGANSEMIKLLEENLSHYANIIQQEIGKDISDVPGTGAAGGIGAGLIAFLNAELKPGFDIIRDILNLDEYIKQADLIFTAEGKVDFQTQFGKTPFGVAQVAKKYNKPVICLAGSIGEGVEVLYNKGILSVFSIINKPMLLDEAIANASLLLEETAERVMRLYLINKNFV
- a CDS encoding GntP family permease, producing MFGILFILFAAIVFIIIATSKFNLHPFLALLIATFFIAFFAGIPLNKISGIITTGFGDILKSIGIIIIAGTIIGVILEKSRATTTISQAIIRLVTEKRPTMALSIIGYIVSIPVFCDSAFVILSSINKSLSKKTHKSIVPLAIALSTGLYAPHVLIPPTPGPIAAAANLHMDNLLLIIIMGMIIAVPVVISGNIFANFLAKKYPFTGDIEKLKSYDETNINIKLPTLSASLAPILIPILLMALGTTANIIGQFIHSQAITETLIFLGTPVNALLIGLAFAFFLMPKFNKTTLNDWVGEGLKNAATILVITGVGGALGAVIKFLPLQDYLSEGIATKNLGIFLPFIIAAVLKTAQGSSTVAIITTSAILFPILPSLGFDSETGKALMVMAIGVGAMTISHANDSYFWVVSQFSNMDIKTAYKTHTIASLIQGVTGLISVYIAYLIIG
- a CDS encoding glycoside hydrolase family 97 protein, translating into MKIKYYYLLLLIILTLNFLGCSEHKKTSNTIISSPSKNILVEFLLKQDGTPCYIVKHEEKIVIDTSSMGFEFQKQTALIKGFDVIGNEMKSYNETWEMPWGEQRKVFNCYNELIVNLREIATPNRMLNIYFRAYDDGVAFRYEFPEQKGVDEVIITDENTQFNLTGDHICWWIPGDWDLYEHLYNTTKFTGIDAISKRNHPNLNATYIPENAVNTPITMKKDDGLYLSFHEANLIDYSGMTLKVDKDKLLMQSELVGSDITGYKVKRTLPFKTPWRTIQIAKKSGDLIESNLIVNLNEPNKIGDVSWFTPMKYIGIWWEMHLGISTWDIGATQDMSTFIKKKASSSKHGATTENAKKHIDFASQNNIKGLLVEGWNTGWEHWIGFEDREGVFDFVTSYPDYDLNEVVRYGREKGVEIIMHHETSSAPRTYDKQMDAAYTLMNSLGIHSVKSGYVGKIIPKGEYHHGQWMVNHYNNAVIKAAFYQVAVNAHEPIKATGLRRTYPNMISREGLRGQEFNAWATDGGNPPEHLSIVAFTRMLAGPVDFTPGIFNIKLSPHKDNNQINTTLAHQLALYVVIYSPIQMACDLIENYEGQPAFQFIRDVGVDWEQTKVINGEIGDFVTIVRQEKETGSWFVGSITDEEQRSITIDFNFLEDNKEYEAIIYKDGQDAHWNNNPTSIDIEETIINNTIIKNFVLAPGGGLAISLKLKD